The Lytechinus pictus isolate F3 Inbred chromosome 10, Lp3.0, whole genome shotgun sequence genome includes a window with the following:
- the LOC129269746 gene encoding uncharacterized protein LOC129269746, whose translation MADVLVTTVEPRRQISSLISILQIADSGFPTGAFSHSVGFEAAMKQGHIYDQQSFKNFIVGAMENAGSFNLPFVRAGYEMSENMTAIISLDRYCDACITNHVASRASSQQGRSLILTSSETFPDQRIKNLMNSISEPGMKGHQALMFGCLCAYLDIPVRDCLEVFIFNILKILCVSVVKLGHIGPLQAQRIQYEHQKNIANIVDRNLDRGVEESCISFPLADIFQNTHDTLFSRLFCS comes from the exons ATGGCGGATGTACTAGTAACAACGGTCGAGCCCAGGCGCCAGATCTCAAGTTTGATCTCAATTCTTCAGATAGCAGACTCTG GTTTTCCAACTGGAGCATTCTCACATAGTGTTGGATTTGAGGCAGCCATGAAGCAAGGTCATATCTATGACCAACAGTCCTTCAAGAACTTCATCGTTGGGGCGATGGAAAATGCAG GGTCGTTTAATCTACCGTTCGTCAGAGCTGGATATGAGATGAGTGAGAATATGACAGCGATCATCTCCTTGGATCGTTACTGTGATGCCTGTATTACCAATCATGTTGCTAGCAGGGCAAGCTCACAACAG GGAAGATCCCTCATATTAACATCTAGTGAAACATTTCCTGATCAGCGGATCAAAAACCTTATG AACTCAATTAGTGAACCGGGGATGAAGGGCCATCAGGCACTTATGTTTGGCTGTCTGTGTGCCTATTTAGACATCCCTGTCAGAGACTGTTTAGAAGTGTTCATCTTCAATATTCTTAAGATCCTTTGTGTGAGCGTGGTGAAGCTGGGGCACATTGGACCTTTACAG GCCCAAAGGATTCAATATGAACATCAAAAGAACATTGCAAACATTGTAGACAG GAATCTTGATCGTGGCGTTGAGGAGAGCTGTATATCTTTCCCACTCGCTGACATTTTTCAGAATACCCATGATACACTCTTCTCAAGACTGTTCTGCTCATGA